The following proteins come from a genomic window of Burkholderia stabilis:
- the mog gene encoding molybdopterin adenylyltransferase, translating to MTTTKRNHPDELVVGLVSISDRASTGVYEDKGIPALQEWLGGALTSPWRAETRLIQDDAPTISATLAELVDVAGCDLVLTTGGTGPARRDVTPEATLAVATKEMPGFGEQMRQISLNFVPTAILSRQVAVIRETADHAALIINLPGQPKSIRETLEGLRDADGKSTVPGIFAAVPYCIDLIGGPYVETDTAVVAAFRPKSAQR from the coding sequence ATGACGACGACGAAGCGTAACCATCCGGACGAACTCGTCGTCGGCCTCGTGTCGATCAGCGACCGCGCGAGCACCGGCGTCTACGAGGACAAGGGCATTCCGGCGTTGCAGGAATGGCTCGGCGGCGCGCTGACGTCGCCGTGGCGCGCCGAGACGCGGCTGATCCAGGACGATGCGCCGACGATCTCCGCCACGCTCGCCGAACTCGTCGACGTCGCCGGCTGCGATCTCGTGCTGACCACGGGCGGCACGGGCCCCGCGCGCCGCGACGTGACGCCGGAGGCCACGCTGGCCGTGGCGACGAAGGAAATGCCGGGATTCGGCGAGCAGATGCGGCAGATCAGCCTGAATTTCGTACCGACCGCGATTCTGTCGCGGCAGGTCGCGGTGATCCGCGAGACGGCCGACCATGCAGCGCTGATCATCAACCTGCCCGGCCAGCCGAAGTCGATCCGGGAAACGCTCGAAGGGCTGCGCGACGCCGACGGCAAGTCGACGGTGCCCGGGATCTTCGCCGCGGTGCCTTACTGCATCGACCTGATCGGCGGCCCGTACGTCGAGACCGACACCGCGGTGGTCGCGGCGTTCCGGCCGAAAAGCGCCCAGCGCTGA
- the orn gene encoding oligoribonuclease, with protein sequence MTDTAASTSQPALVRNELNLVWLDMEMTGLDPDNDRIIEIAVVVTNSTLDIAIEGPVFAIHQSDETLAKMDDWNKSTHGRSGLIDRVRASTVTEAEAAAQLQAFLAQYVSPGKSPMCGNSICQDRRFMARWMPEFEKFFHYRNLDVSTLKELCRRWQPAIYKGFQKRAMHTALADIHESIDELKYYREHFLIPAASASAGESAPAA encoded by the coding sequence ATGACCGATACCGCCGCTTCCACCAGCCAGCCCGCGCTCGTGCGCAACGAGTTGAACCTCGTCTGGCTCGACATGGAGATGACGGGCCTCGACCCGGATAACGACCGTATCATCGAGATCGCGGTCGTCGTGACCAATTCCACGCTCGACATCGCGATCGAAGGCCCGGTGTTCGCGATCCACCAGAGCGACGAAACGCTCGCGAAGATGGACGACTGGAACAAGTCGACGCACGGCCGCTCGGGCCTGATCGACCGCGTGCGCGCGTCGACCGTGACCGAAGCGGAAGCCGCCGCGCAGCTGCAGGCGTTCCTCGCGCAGTACGTGTCGCCCGGCAAGTCGCCGATGTGCGGCAACTCGATCTGCCAGGATCGCCGTTTCATGGCGCGCTGGATGCCGGAATTCGAGAAATTCTTCCACTATCGCAATCTCGACGTCAGCACGCTCAAGGAGCTGTGCCGCCGCTGGCAGCCCGCGATCTACAAGGGCTTCCAGAAGCGCGCGATGCACACGGCGCTCGCGGACATCCATGAGTCGATCGACGAGCTGAAGTACTACCGCGAGCATTTCCTGATTCCGGCCGCGTCGGCGTCGGCTGGCGAGTCCGCGCCGGCCGCCTGA
- a CDS encoding M48 family metallopeptidase — MSPFSFTLLFALAVLAMVVTKLWLASRQIRFVAAHRNGVPAQFSATIPLTAHQRAADYTVERTRLTMLEIVVSAAALVGLTLLGGVGALDTLLTGWIGRGYGQQVALVASVLVVTSVIDVPFEYYRQFGIEQRFGFNRMTKRLFFTDMLKNSLLGAALGLPLLFVVLWLMNQAGSLWWLWTWIVWVAFQMLVLLIYPTFIAPIFNKFEPLKDDALRSRIESLMKRCGFAAKGLFVMDGSRRSAHGNAYFTGFGASKRIVFFDTLLARLSGQEIEAVLAHELGHFKRRHVMKRMLVSFVLSLVLLALLGWLAQRTWFYTGLGVTPSLDTSNAGAALVLFFLAIPVFLFFATPFSSLTSRKHEFEADAFAASQTDAQDLVSALVKLYEDNASTLTPDPVYTAFYYSHPPASQRIDRLMQHA; from the coding sequence ATGTCACCCTTTTCGTTCACCCTGCTGTTCGCGCTCGCCGTACTCGCGATGGTCGTCACCAAGCTCTGGCTCGCGTCGCGGCAAATCCGCTTCGTCGCCGCGCACCGCAACGGCGTGCCTGCGCAGTTCAGCGCAACCATCCCGCTGACCGCCCACCAGCGCGCGGCCGACTATACGGTCGAGCGCACCCGGCTGACGATGCTCGAGATCGTCGTCAGCGCGGCCGCGCTGGTCGGCCTCACGCTGCTCGGCGGCGTCGGTGCGCTCGACACGCTGCTGACCGGCTGGATCGGCCGCGGCTACGGGCAGCAGGTCGCGCTCGTCGCCTCGGTGCTCGTGGTCACGAGCGTCATCGACGTCCCGTTCGAGTATTACCGCCAGTTCGGGATCGAACAGCGTTTCGGCTTCAACCGCATGACGAAGCGGCTGTTCTTCACCGACATGCTGAAAAATTCGCTGCTCGGCGCCGCGCTCGGCCTGCCGCTGCTGTTCGTCGTGCTGTGGCTGATGAACCAGGCCGGCAGCCTGTGGTGGCTGTGGACCTGGATCGTCTGGGTCGCGTTCCAGATGCTCGTGCTGCTGATCTACCCGACCTTCATCGCACCGATCTTCAACAAGTTCGAGCCGCTGAAGGACGACGCGCTGCGCTCGCGCATCGAGTCGCTGATGAAGCGCTGCGGCTTCGCGGCGAAGGGGCTGTTCGTGATGGACGGCAGCCGCCGTTCCGCGCACGGCAACGCGTACTTCACGGGCTTTGGCGCATCGAAGCGGATCGTGTTCTTCGACACGCTGCTCGCGCGCCTGTCCGGCCAGGAAATCGAAGCGGTGCTCGCGCACGAACTCGGCCATTTCAAACGCCGCCACGTGATGAAGCGGATGCTCGTGTCGTTCGTGCTGAGCCTCGTGCTCCTCGCGCTGCTCGGCTGGCTTGCGCAGCGCACGTGGTTCTATACAGGGCTCGGCGTCACGCCGTCGCTCGACACGAGCAACGCCGGCGCCGCGCTCGTACTGTTCTTCCTGGCGATTCCCGTGTTCCTGTTCTTCGCGACGCCGTTCAGCAGCCTCACGTCGCGCAAGCACGAATTCGAGGCCGACGCGTTCGCGGCCAGCCAGACCGACGCACAGGATCTCGTCAGCGCGCTCGTGAAGCTCTATGAGGACAACGCGTCGACGCTGACGCCCGACCCCGTCTACACGGCCTTCTACTACTCGCATCCGCCCGCCTCGCAGCGGATCGACCGCCTGATGCAGCACGCATGA
- the rsgA gene encoding ribosome small subunit-dependent GTPase A: MSRPTSRKPAPRASGAQRVEGRVIAAHGRHYIVAPDDGGPMLQCFPRGKKSDIAVGDRVVYEQASADQGVIVEIGERRNLLYRSDQFKSKLFAANLDQLLIVLATEPYFSEDLLGRALIAAEANELKPLVVLNKIDVEAALPVARERLAPYRALGYDVLELSVKGSPDDARAQLMPHLTGHSTILLGQSGMGKSTLVNLLVPDAEAATREISAALNSGRHTTTFTRLYPLEGGGALIDSPGFQEFGLYHLTEGRLERAFPEFRPLLADCRFYNCHHLHEPGCAILEAVADGRIAPSRHALYAQLVHEASQIVR, encoded by the coding sequence ATGAGCCGGCCGACCTCCCGCAAGCCGGCCCCGCGCGCGTCGGGCGCACAGCGTGTCGAAGGCCGCGTGATCGCGGCTCATGGGCGCCACTACATCGTCGCGCCCGACGACGGCGGCCCGATGCTGCAGTGCTTCCCGCGCGGCAAGAAGAGCGATATCGCGGTCGGCGACCGCGTCGTGTACGAGCAGGCGTCGGCCGACCAGGGCGTGATCGTCGAAATCGGCGAACGGCGCAACCTGCTGTATCGCTCCGACCAGTTCAAGTCGAAGCTTTTCGCGGCCAACCTCGACCAGTTGCTGATCGTGCTCGCGACCGAGCCCTATTTCAGCGAGGATCTGCTCGGCCGCGCGCTGATCGCCGCCGAGGCGAACGAGCTGAAGCCGCTCGTCGTGCTGAACAAGATCGACGTCGAGGCCGCGCTGCCGGTCGCACGGGAGCGCCTCGCGCCGTACCGCGCGCTCGGCTACGACGTGCTCGAGCTGTCGGTGAAGGGTTCGCCCGACGACGCGCGCGCGCAACTGATGCCGCACCTCACCGGCCATTCGACGATCCTGCTCGGCCAGTCCGGGATGGGCAAGTCGACGCTCGTGAACCTGCTCGTTCCGGATGCCGAAGCCGCGACGCGCGAGATTTCGGCCGCGCTCAACAGCGGCCGCCACACGACGACGTTCACGCGGCTCTACCCGCTGGAGGGCGGCGGTGCGCTGATCGATTCGCCGGGGTTCCAGGAATTCGGCCTCTACCATCTGACCGAAGGGCGTCTCGAGCGCGCATTTCCGGAGTTCAGGCCGCTGCTCGCGGACTGCCGTTTCTATAATTGCCATCATCTGCACGAGCCCGGCTGCGCGATTCTCGAAGCCGTCGCCGACGGCCGCATCGCGCCGTCGCGGCATGCGCTGTACGCGCAGCTCGTGCACGAGGCGAGCCAGATCGTCCGCTGA
- a CDS encoding putative signal transducing protein: MRFKAPNLATAQHWANVLQAAGIGCELHNCYATGALGGLPADACTPELWLDDERDDALARRLLDAASHGPSAGAAPWRCRQCGEALEAQFTACWQCGAMRNPLDD, translated from the coding sequence ATGCGTTTCAAGGCACCCAATCTCGCGACCGCGCAGCATTGGGCCAACGTGCTTCAGGCGGCCGGCATCGGTTGCGAGCTGCATAACTGCTACGCGACCGGCGCGCTCGGCGGCCTACCCGCCGACGCGTGCACGCCCGAACTGTGGCTCGACGACGAACGCGACGACGCGCTCGCGCGCCGGCTCCTCGATGCCGCGTCGCACGGCCCGTCGGCCGGTGCCGCGCCGTGGCGCTGCCGGCAATGCGGCGAAGCGCTCGAAGCCCAGTTCACCGCGTGCTGGCAGTGTGGCGCCATGCGCAATCCGCTTGACGACTGA
- a CDS encoding CobD/CbiB family protein — protein MTFFSVLLALIIEQVRALSPNNPVFALFQFHAETVAHGLDAGKQKHGILAWLAVVLPWVLIVALIYFLLYKVSFVLAFAWNVVVVYFTLGFRQFSHYFTDIHLALNNDDVPRAREILHEWTGIDTVDMPVGEIVRHTLIHAVVASHRHVFGVFFWYVLPIGPAGAVLYRISEYLARSWSTPGDDRTAAFSTFAQRAFFVIDWIPSRLTALGFAIVGNFEDAIYAWRNHTRQWPDPNDGVLLAAGSGALGARLAGPLAEPSSLDALAVGDSGPLTVGDDCTPRTLQSAVGLVWRAVILWMILLLMLTLAVWVS, from the coding sequence ATGACTTTCTTTTCGGTTCTCCTCGCCCTCATCATCGAACAGGTCCGCGCGTTGTCGCCGAACAATCCGGTGTTCGCGCTGTTCCAGTTTCATGCGGAAACCGTCGCGCATGGCCTCGACGCCGGCAAGCAGAAGCACGGCATCCTCGCATGGCTCGCGGTCGTGCTGCCGTGGGTGCTGATCGTCGCACTGATTTATTTCCTGCTGTACAAGGTGAGCTTCGTGCTCGCGTTCGCGTGGAACGTCGTCGTCGTGTATTTCACGCTCGGCTTCCGCCAGTTCAGCCATTACTTCACCGATATCCATCTCGCGCTCAACAACGACGACGTGCCGCGCGCGCGCGAAATCCTGCACGAGTGGACGGGAATCGACACGGTCGACATGCCGGTCGGCGAAATCGTCCGTCATACGCTGATTCACGCCGTGGTCGCATCGCATCGCCACGTGTTCGGCGTGTTCTTCTGGTATGTGCTGCCGATCGGCCCGGCCGGTGCCGTGCTGTACCGCATTTCGGAATATCTCGCGCGCAGCTGGTCGACGCCGGGTGACGACCGCACGGCCGCATTCTCGACGTTCGCACAGCGTGCGTTCTTCGTAATCGACTGGATTCCCTCACGGCTGACCGCGCTCGGCTTCGCGATCGTCGGCAACTTCGAGGATGCGATCTACGCGTGGCGCAACCACACGCGCCAGTGGCCCGACCCGAACGACGGCGTGTTGCTCGCAGCCGGCAGCGGCGCGCTCGGCGCGCGTCTCGCGGGGCCGCTCGCGGAACCGTCGAGCCTCGATGCGCTGGCGGTCGGCGACAGCGGTCCGCTGACGGTCGGTGACGATTGCACGCCGCGTACGCTGCAGTCGGCAGTCGGCCTCGTCTGGCGCGCGGTGATCCTGTGGATGATCCTGCTGCTGATGCTGACGCTCGCCGTCTGGGTGTCGTGA
- a CDS encoding CoA pyrophosphatase produces MNRRPIIDPEVLPVEGTGAGLPAIDPRLLTPSGLRDRFARTLEWSVEPGEARLQEGIDPRSAAVLVPLVVRESGLTVLLTQRADHLNDHAGQISFPGGRREPFDRDATATALREAKEEIGLAAERVEILGALPDYLTGTGFCVTPVVGLVHPPFTVQADTFEVAEIFEVPLAFVMNPANHQVRVFRWEGGERRFFAMPYPNGKPGGHYFIWGATAAMFRNLYRFLAAG; encoded by the coding sequence TTGAATCGCCGCCCCATCATCGATCCCGAAGTATTGCCGGTCGAAGGCACCGGCGCCGGCCTGCCCGCCATTGATCCCCGCCTGTTGACGCCGTCCGGCCTGCGCGACCGTTTTGCGCGCACGCTCGAGTGGAGTGTCGAGCCCGGAGAGGCGAGACTGCAGGAAGGCATCGATCCGCGCAGCGCGGCCGTCCTCGTCCCGCTCGTCGTCCGCGAGTCGGGCCTCACCGTGCTGTTGACCCAGCGCGCCGATCACCTGAATGACCACGCCGGGCAGATCAGCTTCCCCGGCGGCCGCCGCGAGCCGTTCGATCGCGATGCGACCGCAACCGCGTTGCGCGAGGCGAAGGAAGAAATCGGGCTGGCCGCCGAGCGCGTCGAAATCCTCGGCGCGCTGCCCGACTACCTGACCGGCACCGGCTTTTGCGTGACGCCGGTGGTCGGCCTCGTGCATCCGCCGTTCACCGTGCAGGCCGACACGTTCGAAGTCGCTGAAATATTCGAGGTGCCGCTCGCGTTTGTGATGAATCCGGCGAATCACCAGGTCCGCGTGTTTCGCTGGGAAGGCGGCGAACGTCGTTTTTTTGCGATGCCCTATCCAAACGGCAAACCGGGCGGGCATTACTTCATCTGGGGCGCAACTGCCGCCATGTTTCGCAATCTGTACCGCTTCTTGGCCGCCGGCTAG
- a CDS encoding IS3 family transposase (programmed frameshift) — MTKYNEQFKRQIVDEYLAGNAGVKALGKRYGLSYTLVHRWVARYREHGVAGLSKKYSHYDEQFKLSVLQRMWRDELSYREVATLFNIRGDRTVATWVRLYHDGGIDALKPRRRGRPPSMKPEPDMKPEFPLQPDEARTPDTLSRDDLLKENEYLRAEVAYPKKARCAAAIKGASSAKEKAQIVRELRQCHPIAALLKAADLARSTFYYQLKVLDAGDRHADLKARIRTVYEHHQGRYGYRRITATIRQAGHAINHKTVQRLMGQLRLKSLVRPKKYRSWRGEVGRVAPNLLQRKFDVERPNQKWVTDVTEFNVGGQKLYLSPVMDLYNGEIVAYQMDRRPSFEMVSRMLKKALTKLGRKDRPLLHSDQGWQYQMPAYRRLLGQHALTQSMSRKGNCLDNAAMESFFGTLKSECYRLQRFASVEQLRDALDRYIHYYNHDRIKLKLKGLSPVQYRTQPLGA; from the exons ATGACGAAGTACAACGAGCAGTTCAAGCGGCAAATCGTAGACGAGTACCTTGCCGGCAACGCTGGAGTGAAGGCGTTGGGCAAGCGATACGGCCTGAGCTATACGCTAGTGCACCGGTGGGTCGCCCGGTATCGTGAGCACGGCGTTGCCGGACTGAGTAAGAAATACAGCCACTATGATGAGCAGTTCAAGCTTTCGGTTTTACAGCGTATGTGGCGCGATGAGCTTTCGTATCGCGAGGTCGCGACACTATTCAACATTCGTGGTGACCGAACCGTGGCAACTTGGGTGCGCTTGTATCATGACGGCGGTATAGATGCTCTGAAGCCTCGCCGACGAGGACGCCCGCCCAGCATGAAGCCTGAACCAGACATGAAACCGGAGTTCCCGCTGCAGCCCGATGAGGCACGCACGCCGGACACGCTCTCACGCGACGACCTGCTCAAAGAGAACGAATATCTGCGTGCGGAGGTGGCGTACC CTAAAAAAGCTCGATGCGCTGCTGCGATCAAAGGAGCAAGCAGCGCCAAAGAAAAAGCGCAAATAGTGCGCGAGCTCAGGCAATGCCATCCGATAGCAGCCCTTCTGAAAGCAGCAGATCTGGCGCGCAGCACGTTCTACTATCAGTTGAAGGTGCTGGATGCCGGTGATCGACATGCCGATCTCAAAGCCAGGATCCGGACCGTGTACGAGCATCACCAAGGTCGTTACGGCTATCGGCGAATCACCGCCACAATCCGGCAGGCAGGACACGCGATCAACCATAAGACCGTGCAACGACTGATGGGACAATTGCGACTGAAGTCCTTGGTGCGCCCAAAGAAATACCGCTCCTGGCGAGGCGAAGTTGGTCGTGTCGCGCCTAATCTGCTGCAGCGCAAGTTCGATGTCGAGCGCCCGAATCAGAAATGGGTAACCGACGTGACTGAGTTCAACGTCGGTGGCCAGAAGCTGTACCTGTCGCCAGTGATGGATCTGTACAACGGGGAGATCGTCGCCTATCAGATGGATCGACGGCCAAGCTTCGAGATGGTCAGCCGTATGCTGAAGAAGGCGCTGACCAAGCTTGGACGCAAGGATCGACCGCTGCTGCATTCGGATCAGGGCTGGCAGTATCAGATGCCAGCGTATCGTCGGCTGCTTGGCCAGCACGCGTTGACGCAGAGCATGTCACGCAAAGGCAACTGCTTGGACAACGCCGCGATGGAGAGCTTCTTCGGTACGCTCAAGTCAGAGTGCTACAGGCTGCAACGCTTTGCTAGCGTCGAACAGTTACGCGATGCGTTGGATCGCTACATCCATTACTACAACCACGATCGCATCAAGCTCAAACTAAAAGGGCTGAGTCCCGTTCAATACAGAACTCAGCCCTTGGGCGCCTAG
- the rplS gene encoding 50S ribosomal protein L19, translating to MNLIAKLEQEEIERALAGKTIPEFAPGDTVIVNVNVVEGTRKRVQAYEGVVIAIRNRGLNSNFIVRKISSGEGVERTFQTYSPLLASIVVKRRGDVRRAKLYYLRERSGKSARIKEKLVSKDRTAAASQE from the coding sequence ATGAATCTGATCGCAAAACTTGAGCAGGAAGAAATCGAGCGCGCGCTCGCCGGCAAGACGATCCCCGAATTCGCCCCGGGCGACACGGTGATCGTGAACGTGAACGTGGTTGAAGGTACCCGCAAGCGCGTTCAGGCTTACGAAGGCGTCGTGATCGCGATTCGCAACCGTGGCCTGAACTCGAACTTCATCGTCCGCAAGATTTCGTCGGGCGAAGGCGTCGAGCGTACGTTCCAGACGTACTCGCCGCTGCTGGCAAGCATCGTCGTGAAGCGCCGCGGTGATGTGCGTCGCGCGAAGCTGTACTACCTGCGCGAGCGTTCGGGCAAGTCGGCTCGAATCAAGGAAAAGCTGGTGTCGAAGGATCGCACCGCAGCAGCTTCCCAAGAGTAA
- the trmD gene encoding tRNA (guanosine(37)-N1)-methyltransferase TrmD produces MNQVTESAVQFDVVTLFPEMFRALTDWGITSRAVKQGRFGLRTWNPRDFTTDNYRTVDDRPYGGGPGMVMLARPLEAAIGAAKAAQAEQGIASTRVVMMSPQGAPLTHERAVRMAQEPGVVVLCGRYEAIDQRLLDRCVDEEISLGDFVLSGGELPAMAMMDAVVRLLPGVLNDSQSAVQDSFVDGLLDCPHYTRPEEYDGVRVPDVLLGGHHAEIERWRRQEALRNTLRKRPDLIVRARREKLLSRADEAWLANLAREAKNAS; encoded by the coding sequence ATGAACCAGGTTACCGAGAGCGCGGTGCAGTTCGACGTCGTCACGCTCTTTCCCGAGATGTTCCGCGCACTGACCGACTGGGGAATCACCAGCCGGGCCGTCAAGCAAGGGCGCTTCGGGCTGCGCACCTGGAATCCGCGTGATTTCACGACGGACAACTACCGCACGGTCGATGATCGTCCGTACGGCGGCGGTCCGGGCATGGTGATGCTGGCCAGGCCGCTCGAAGCCGCGATCGGCGCCGCGAAAGCGGCGCAGGCGGAGCAGGGTATCGCGAGTACGCGCGTCGTGATGATGTCGCCGCAGGGCGCACCGCTCACGCACGAGCGCGCGGTGCGGATGGCGCAGGAGCCGGGTGTCGTCGTGCTGTGCGGCCGCTACGAGGCGATCGACCAGCGCCTGCTCGACCGTTGTGTCGACGAGGAAATCAGCCTCGGCGATTTCGTGCTGTCGGGTGGAGAGTTGCCGGCGATGGCGATGATGGATGCAGTCGTACGGTTGCTGCCCGGCGTGCTGAACGATTCGCAGTCGGCCGTACAGGACAGTTTCGTCGACGGCCTGCTCGATTGTCCGCATTACACGCGCCCCGAGGAGTACGACGGCGTGCGCGTGCCGGACGTGCTGCTCGGCGGGCATCATGCCGAGATCGAGCGGTGGCGGCGCCAGGAAGCATTGAGGAATACGTTGCGGAAGCGGCCGGACCTGATCGTCCGGGCGCGCCGCGAGAAGTTGTTGAGCCGTGCCGACGAGGCATGGCTTGCGAACCTCGCACGCGAAGCGAAGAACGCCTCCTGA
- the rimM gene encoding ribosome maturation factor RimM (Essential for efficient processing of 16S rRNA): MAGHDSGNARRGRASFGAFVRKPVERDVVANAGEAAEQGGLEAAQAWPDDAVEVGAVVDAYGLKGWVKVATHADAGRGGDALLKARRWWLERGAERLSVRIMQSKTHSDTVVAQPAGVSDRDAALAMRGFRVFVRREDFPALAADEFYWVDLIGLDVVNEQSVALGKVSGMIDNGVHSIMRVEYPATGKDGQPTTDERLIPFVGVYVKTVDQAARRIVVDWEADY; this comes from the coding sequence ATGGCGGGTCACGATTCCGGTAATGCAAGGCGCGGGCGTGCGTCATTTGGCGCATTCGTCCGCAAGCCGGTCGAGCGCGACGTCGTCGCGAACGCCGGTGAGGCTGCCGAGCAAGGTGGTCTCGAAGCGGCGCAAGCCTGGCCCGACGATGCCGTCGAGGTCGGGGCGGTAGTCGACGCCTACGGCCTGAAGGGCTGGGTCAAGGTGGCGACGCATGCCGACGCCGGTCGCGGCGGCGACGCGCTGCTCAAGGCACGCCGCTGGTGGCTGGAACGCGGTGCGGAGCGGCTGTCCGTTCGCATCATGCAGTCGAAGACGCACAGCGACACGGTCGTTGCGCAACCCGCGGGCGTCAGCGACCGCGATGCTGCGCTGGCCATGCGCGGCTTTCGCGTGTTCGTGCGCCGGGAAGATTTCCCGGCACTGGCCGCGGACGAATTCTATTGGGTCGACCTGATCGGTCTCGATGTCGTCAACGAGCAATCGGTGGCACTCGGGAAAGTGAGCGGGATGATCGACAACGGCGTGCATTCGATCATGCGTGTCGAATATCCGGCGACCGGCAAAGACGGTCAGCCGACCACCGACGAACGGTTGATTCCGTTTGTCGGCGTATACGTCAAAACGGTGGACCAGGCGGCGCGTCGCATCGTCGTCGACTGGGAAGCCGATTACTGA
- the rpsP gene encoding 30S ribosomal protein S16, with protein sequence MVIIRLARGGSKKRPFYNIVATDSRNRRDGRFIERVGFYNPVATKGESLRIAQDRLTYWQGVGAQLSPTVQRLVKEAQKAQPAA encoded by the coding sequence ATGGTTATCATCCGTCTGGCTCGTGGCGGCTCGAAGAAGCGCCCGTTCTACAACATCGTTGCTACCGATTCGCGTAACCGTCGTGACGGCCGCTTCATCGAGCGCGTCGGCTTCTACAACCCGGTTGCCACGAAGGGCGAATCGCTGCGTATCGCTCAGGATCGCCTGACGTACTGGCAAGGCGTTGGCGCGCAACTGTCGCCGACCGTCCAGCGTCTCGTGAAGGAAGCGCAAAAGGCGCAACCGGCTGCCTAA
- a CDS encoding PQQ-dependent sugar dehydrogenase, giving the protein MSPLRTASTRPRAAPFAALLAGLACLVSATAFAAPLPVDELVVPPGFRVEVLTDAVPTAREMAWSPRGILYVGTREGRVHAFVMHEGRISARYVIASGLDMPVGVAYRDGALYISAVSRILRLDRIDDRLARPPAPVVVTDALPTEHHHGWKFIAFGPDGKLYVPTGAPCNVCLADRSRYAIIARMKADGSGSEVFARGVRNTVGFAWHPDSGELWFTDNGRDMMGDDVPDDKLNRAPRAGLDFGFPYCHGGNTPDPEFGSADVCRRYVPPVLKLGAHVASLGMRFYTGPMFPASYRNNVFIAEHGSWNRSTKVGYRVMRVVVSADGSQARQTPFVTGWLRPDGTVWGRPADVLPLPDGSLLVSDDYAGAIYRVTYAAP; this is encoded by the coding sequence ATGTCGCCCCTTCGCACCGCCTCGACGCGCCCGCGCGCAGCACCGTTCGCGGCACTGCTTGCCGGCCTCGCCTGCCTCGTGTCCGCAACGGCGTTCGCGGCGCCGTTGCCGGTGGACGAACTCGTTGTTCCGCCCGGTTTCCGCGTGGAGGTCCTGACCGATGCGGTACCGACCGCGCGCGAAATGGCGTGGTCGCCGCGCGGCATTCTGTATGTCGGCACACGGGAAGGACGCGTGCATGCATTCGTGATGCACGAGGGCCGGATCAGCGCACGCTACGTGATCGCGTCCGGGCTCGACATGCCCGTCGGCGTTGCCTATCGCGACGGCGCGCTCTATATATCTGCGGTATCGCGCATCCTGCGTCTCGACCGCATCGATGACCGGCTCGCCAGGCCGCCAGCCCCCGTCGTCGTAACCGACGCACTGCCGACCGAACACCATCATGGCTGGAAATTCATCGCGTTCGGCCCCGACGGCAAGCTTTACGTGCCGACCGGCGCGCCGTGCAATGTCTGCCTCGCCGATCGCAGCCGCTACGCGATCATCGCACGCATGAAAGCCGACGGCAGCGGCAGCGAAGTCTTCGCCCGCGGTGTGCGCAATACGGTCGGCTTCGCATGGCACCCCGATTCGGGCGAGCTGTGGTTTACCGACAACGGGCGCGACATGATGGGCGACGACGTGCCCGACGACAAGCTGAACCGCGCGCCGCGCGCCGGCCTCGACTTCGGCTTCCCTTACTGCCATGGCGGCAACACGCCCGACCCCGAATTCGGCAGCGCCGACGTATGCCGCCGTTACGTCCCGCCCGTATTGAAACTCGGCGCACACGTCGCATCGCTCGGCATGCGCTTCTACACCGGGCCGATGTTTCCGGCGTCGTATCGCAATAACGTGTTCATTGCCGAACACGGCTCATGGAACCGCAGCACGAAGGTCGGCTATCGCGTGATGCGCGTCGTCGTCTCGGCAGACGGCAGCCAGGCTCGCCAGACTCCGTTCGTGACGGGCTGGCTGCGGCCGGACGGCACGGTATGGGGACGACCGGCCGACGTGCTGCCGTTGCCGGACGGTTCGCTGCTCGTCAGCGACGACTATGCGGGTGCCATCTACCGCGTGACTTATGCGGCACCTTGA